Proteins encoded by one window of Anguilla rostrata isolate EN2019 chromosome 9, ASM1855537v3, whole genome shotgun sequence:
- the LOC135263353 gene encoding myosin-11-like, with amino-acid sequence MEKNASQRSNELEQERLRKWLELELAMVRSELEDSRAVQEKMEFVLQIERAKCQQLEEKHAKNKVMKEKLIKKIAQIEESALKVVSSNKQVSMNSEFWELLECEKARGEVTQCQLLVDLADTKKKLAVLEASLEVKTHLCSDLEQEKVCMQRDMLMLEKTVQESKNLFDQSEHGIRTMKCALDNKEQDVLTMSQKLQEAVSASEVLDKTIRAQEMSLQLMEIENAKLKDVVNEQANRFPVLQKEAEKATLTNKDLTQHLSRAVQKQTLLYIYAHGQLKEKGSLLLNERQKASKAKAQQEVLQERLEKMQNEGTLLSQQLEAANQKAEAKEQEVMQERLKTMHTESEVLALQDKMEKMQNEGTLLSQQLEAANQKAEAKEQEIMQEHLKTMHTENEVLVIQERLEKVQKENRLLSDQLETANKKAEAKEQEVMQKHLKTMHTRNDMLALQDRLEKVLNEGMKLSQQLETANKIAEAKEQELADMRERLKTMYTENEVLALQDKMEKVLNEGTLLSQQLEVANEKAAAKEQEVMQERLKTMHTENEVLVIQERLEKVQKENRLLSEQLETANKKAEAKEQEVMQKHLKTIHTRNDMLALQDRLEKVLNEGMKLSQQLETANKIAEAKEQELADMRERLKTMHTENEVLVIQERLEKVQKENTLLSEQLETANKKAEAKEQEVMQEHLKTMHTEKELLCLQERLEKVENERMILSQQLEAANQKAEAKEQEVMQEHLKMMHTDNEMFALQERLDEVENESMMLSQQLEAANQKAEAKEQEIMQDCLKTMHTRNEMLALQERLEKVLNEGTLVSQQLEAANKKAEAKEAEVADMQEHLKAMHSEKEMAETSKEKLTELLAQVRRDGWSTLWKLQQHLTDTQTKLTTCEGLLEMHPLHCSDLEEENISMEKDISTLKQLLQENEDSCTQSESFICELIAKLNEKDNEIVTASQKLLVSLDSRNKEPALEMAEIQEQPHGGDTDRWDMVWQLQQKLADAKINLLTCEASLKVNTNHCRDLEEEKESMQKDVITLKGTLREMEDMYAQSEQHVHNLMAFCDEKDYQICTLSEQPQVSSASKSTKMSASKKAEVHDGEEKDIQNTQWQLQKELAATKIKLSVHEASLKVKAKHCRNLDEENRSMTEDINALKGKLWEGEDKCAQSEQRVCNLTGSCEDKDHQIHSLFEKLQACSNSSGKDLKNTENQDHLDSEETNIQNTVWQIQQELADTKTKLSTCEASLKVSANYCRDLQEEKQSMQKDINTLKRRLWESVDKCAQSEDLAHSMMTSCAEKDHQICALSKQLEVLTALKGRKSKKTRIQDSEEIDRQNTAWQQQQELADTKTKLATCEASLKVKAEHCTDLEEENQSMQKDIVSLKERLWEREDKCMQLEQGMQNIITSEDTDYQNHTLSKKLHAPSGSKRKEPDLKNTDIQEHLDSEETERWNTLWQLQNELADTKAKLLTCEAALKMNTNGFRNLEEENQSMQRDKVTLKGRLHESKETCAQLEQHICNLMASCDDKNNQICALSKELQVLSASKSKKSQKVKIQDTVETDKQNMLWQLQQELVDTKTKLATCEASLKVKAKHCRDLEEEKQSMQKDIVTLKGRLYETENMHAQSEQHICKLIASCDDKDHQICTLSKELQVLSASVGIERTFEQAEESQKTLCQLEAEIINLQAMAEQQTSVVAALQKETAEATRVKKDLEELNQQMKEQIPLNADEQMKERIAALREEKEKAILQQEAFEKQLEDVQNEKKVLHQQLKEAQMKEAAREKTGTDVQNDRFTKMQAHYEKKVKELEKRSEELAYRYAALQEHPGSDKTDREHNWRKVKQDLVDMQSKSLVENVSLEVISRHCSNLENQEQENMDLDLESLNGMIKECENFLFI; translated from the coding sequence ATGGAGAAAAATGCTTCACAAAGAAGTAATGAGTTGGAACAGGAGAGGTTGAGAAAGTGGCTTGAGTTAGAGCTCGCCATGGTTCGGAGTGAGCTGGAAGATAGCCGGGCAGTGCAGGAGAAAATGGAGTTTGTTCTTCAGATTGAGCGAGCCAAGTGCCAACAACTGGAAGAAAAACATGCCAAGAACAAGGTGATGAAGGAAAAGCTGATCAAGAAAATAGCTCAAATAGAGGAAAGTGCACTAAAGGTAGTGAGTAGCAACAAGCAGGTCAGCATGAACTCTGAGTTCTGGGAGCTCCTGGAATGTGAGAAGGCCAGGGGGGAGGTTACACAGTGCCAACTGCTGGTGGACCTAGCtgacacaaaaaagaaattagcAGTTCTTGAAGCATCGCTTGAAGTGAAAACTCATCTCTGCTCTGACCTAGAGCAGGAGAAAGTATGCATGCAAAGGGATATGCTCATGCTTGAGAAAACAGTTCAAGAGAGCAAGAACCtgtttgaccaatcagaacaTGGCATACGTACCATGAAGTGTGCCCTGGACAACAAGGAGCAGGATGTCTTAACCATGTCCCAGAAGTTACAGGAGGCCGTGTCAGCTTCTGAAGTCTTGGACAAGACGATCAGAGCCCAAGAGATGTCTCTACAGCTAATGGAGATTGAGAATGCCAAACTCAAGGATGTGGTGAACGAGCAGGCCAACAGATTCCCTGTGCTGCAAAAGGAGGCCGAGAAGGCTACATTGACTAATAAAGATCTGACGCAGCACCTCAGTCGAGCGGTGCAGAAGCAAACCCTTCTCTACATATACGCCCATGGACAGCTGAAGGAGAAAGGGTCCCTACTGCTGAATGAGAGGCAGAAGGCCAGTAAGGCCAAAGCACAGCAGGAGGTCCTTCAGGAGAGACTAGAAAAGATGCAGAATGAGGGCACACTGCTAAGTCAACAGTTGgaagcagccaatcaaaaagCAGAGGCAAAAGAGCAGGAAGTCATGCAGGAACGTTTGAAAACAATGCACACAGAGAGCGAGGTGCTTGCCCTGCAGGACAAGATGGAAAAGATGCAGAATGAGGGCACACTGCTAAGTCAACAGTTGgaagcagccaatcaaaaagCAGAGGCTAAAGAGCAGGAAATCATGCAGGAGCATTTGAAAACAATGCACACAGAGAATGAGGTGCTTGTCATCCAGGAGAGACTGGAAAAGGTTCAGAAAGAGAATAGACTGCTAAGTGATCAGTTGGAAACAGCCAATAAGAAAGCAGAGGCAAAAGAGCAGGAAGTCATGCAGAAGCATTTGAAAACAATGCACACAAGGAATGATATGCTTGCCCTGCAGGACAGACTGGAAAAGGTACTGAATGAGGGAATGAAGCTAAGCCAACAGTTGGAGACTGCCAATAAGATAGCAGAGGCAAAAGAGCAGGAATTAGCTGACATGCGGGAGCGTTTGAAGACAATGTACACAGAGAATGAGGTGCTTGCCCTGCAGGACAAGATGGAAAAGGTGCTGAATGAGGGCACACTGCTTAGCCAACAGTTGGAAGTGGCTAATGAAAAAGCAGCGGCTAAAGAGCAGGAAGTCATGCAGGAGCGTTTGAAAACAATGCACACAGAGAATGAGGTGCTTGTCATCCAGGAGAGACTGGAAAAGGTTCAGAAAGAGAACAGACTGCTAAGTGAACAGTTGGAAACAGCCAATAAAAAAGCAGAGGCAAAAGAGCAGGAAGTCATGCAGAAGCATTTGAAAACAATACACACAAGGAATGATATGCTTGCCCTGCAGGACAGACTGGAAAAGGTACTGAATGAGGGAATGAAGCTAAGCCAACAGTTGGAGACTGCCAATAAGATAGCAGAGGCAAAAGAGCAGGAATTAGCTGACATGCGGGAGCGTTTGAAGACAATGCACACAGAGAATGAGGTGCTTGTCATCCAGGAGAGACTGGAAAAGGTTCAGAAAGAGAACACACTGCTAAGTGAACAGTTGGAAACAGCCAATAAGAAAGCAGAGGCAAAAGAGCAGGAAGTCATGCAggagcatttaaaaacaatgcacacagagaaagagtTGCTTTGCCTGCAGGAGAGACTGGAAAAGGTGGAGAATGAGCGAATGATACTAAGCCAACAGTTGgaagcagccaatcaaaaagCAGAGGCAAAAGAGCAGGAAGTCATGCAGGagcacttgaaaatgatgcacacAGATAACGAGATGTTTGCCCTGCAGGAGAGACTGGATGAAGTGGAGAATGAGAGCATGATGCTTAGCCAACAGTTGGAAGCGGCTAATCAAAAAGCAGAGGCAAAAGAGCAGGAAATCATGCAGGATTGTTTGAAAACGATGCACACAAGGAATGAGATGCTTGCCCTGCAGGAGAGACTGGAAAAGGTACTGAATGAGGGCACACTTGTAAGCCAGCAGTTAGAAGCGGCCAATAAAAAAGCTGAAGCTAAAGAAGCGGAAGTGGCTGACATGCAGGAACATTTGAAAGCTATGCATTCAGAGAAGGAGATGGCAGAGACAAGCAAGGAGAAGCTCACAGAGCTTCTCGCTCAGGTgaggagagatggatggagcACCCTTTGGAAACTACAACAGCATctgactgacacacaaacaaaactgacaACGTGTGAGGGGTTACTTGAAATGCATCCTCTCCACTGCAGTGATCTTGAGGAGGAAAACATATCCATGGAGAAAGACATTAGCACGCTTAAGCAACTGCTGCAAGAGAACGAGGACAGCTGCACCCAGTCTGAGAGCTTTATTTGTGAACTGATTGCTAAACTTAACGAAAAGGATAATGAGATTGTCACTGCCTCACAGAAACTGTTGGTCTCGTTAGACTCAAGAAACAAAGAGCCAGCCCTTGAAATGGCAGAGATCCAGGAGCAACCACATGGGGGTGACACAGACAGATGGGACATGGTGTGGCAACTGCAGCAGAAACTGGCTgatgcaaaaataaatctgttgaCATGTGAGGCATCGCTCAAAGTCAACACTAACCACTGCAGAGATCTGGAAGAGGAAAAAGAGTCCATGCAGAAGGACGTGATTACTCTCAAAGGGACCTTGCGAGAGATGGAAGACATGTATGCCCAATCAGAGCAGCATGTTCACAACCTGATGGCCTTCTGTGATGAGAAAGATTATCAGATTTGCACTCTCTCCGAGCAGCCACAGGTCTCATCAGCTTCTAAAAGCACGAAAATGTCAGCCTCTAAAAAGGCAGAAGTCCACGATGGTGAGGAGAAAGACATACAGAACACTCAGTGGCAACTGCAGAAGGAGCTTGCTGCTACAAAAATTAAACTGTCTGTACATGAGGCATCACTAAAAGTCAAGGCTAAACACTGCAGAAATCTGGATGAAGAAAACCGTTCCATGACGGAGGACATAAATGCACTTAAGGGGAAGTTATGGGAAGGGGAAGACAAGTGTGCCCAGTCAGAGCAGCGTGTCTGTAATCTGACAGGCTCTTGTGAGGATAAAGATCATCAGATCCACTCACTGTTCGAGAAGCTACAGGCCTGCTCTAATTCAAGTGGCAAAGACcttaaaaacacagagaaccAGGACCATCTAGACAGTGAGGAGACCAACATACAGAACACAGTGTGGCAAATTCAGCAGGAACTGGCTGATACAAAGACAAAACTGTCAACGTGTGAGGCATCGCTCAAAGTCAGTGCTAACTATTGCAGAGATCTGCAGGAGGAAAAACAGTCCATGCAGAAGGACATAAACACACTCAAGAGGAGGCTGTGGGAAAGTGTGGATAAGTGTGCTCAGTCAGAAGACCTTGCACACAGCATGATGACATCCTGTGCTGAAAAGGATCACCAGATTTGTGCTCTCTCCAAACAGCTGGAGGTCTTAACAGCCTTGAAAGGGAGGAAGTCTAAAAAAACAAGGATCCAGGACAGCGAggagatagacagacagaacacggcatggcaacagcagcaggaactggctgacacaaaaacaaagctggCGACGTGTGAGGCATCACTCAAAGTCAAGGCTGAACACTGCACAGATCTGGAAGAGGAAAACCAGTCCATGCAGAAGGACATAGTCTCTCTCAAAGAGAGGTTATGGGAAAGAGAGGACAAGTGTATGCAATTAGAGCAGGGTATGCAAAACATAATAACCAGTGAGGATACAGATTATCAGAATCACACTCTGTCCAAGAAGCTGCATGCCCCCTCAGGCTCAAAAAGGAAAGAGCCAGACCTTAAAAACACAGATATCCAGGAGCATCTAGACAGCGAGGAGACAGAAAGATGGAACACTTTGTGGCAATTGCAAAATGAACTTGCTGACACCAAAGCAAAACTGCTGACATGTGAGGCGGCACTCAAAATGAACACTAACGGTTTCAGGAATTTGGAGGAGGAAAACCAGTCCATGCAGAGGGACAAAGTTACTCTCAAAGGGAGGTTGCATGAGAGCAAAGAAACCTGTGCCCAATTGGAGCAGCATATTTGTAACCTGATGGCCTCCTGTGATGACAAAAATAACCAGATCTGTGCTCTCTCGAAAGAGCTGCAAGTCTTATCAGCCTCAAAAAGCAAGAAGTCTCAAAAAGTAAAGATCCAGGACACTGtggagacagacaaacagaacatGTTGTGGCAACTCCAGCAGGAACTGgttgacacaaaaacaaaactagcaACATGTGAGGCATCGCTCAAAGTCAAGGCTAAACACTGCAGAGATCTAGAAGAGGAAAAACAGTCCATGCAGAAGGACATAGTAACTCTCAAAGGGAGGCTGTATGAGACTGAGAACATGCATGCCCAATCGGAACAACATATTTGCAAGCTGATAGCCTCCTGTGATGACAAAGACCACCAGATCTGCACTCTCTCCAAGGAGCTGCAGGTCTTATCAGCCTCTGTGGGCATAGAAAGGACCTTTGAGCAGGCAGAGGAGTCACAGAAAACTCTATGTCAGCTGGAAGCTGAAATCATCAATCTGCAGGCCATGGCCGAACAGCAGACAAGTGTGGTTGCAGCGCTACAGAAAGAGACTGCTGAGGCAACAAGGGTGAAAAAAGATTTGGAGGAGCTCAATCAGCAGATGAAGGAGCAAATCCCCCTAAATGCAGATGAACAAATGAAGGAAAGAATAGCAGCACTCcgagaagagaaggagaaggccaTCCTGCAGCAAGAGGCCTTTGAGAAGCAACTGGAAGATgtgcaaaatgagaaaaaagtcCTCCACCAACAGCTTAAGGAGGCCCAGATGAAGGAAGCGGCTAGAGAAAAGACAGGGACAGATGTTCAGAATGACAGGTTTACTAAAATGCAGGCACACTATGAGAAGAAAGTAAAGGAACTGGAGAAAAGAAGTGAAGAATTGGCCTATAGATATGCCGCACTCCAGGAGCATCCGGGCAGTGataagacagacagagagcacaatTGGAGAAAAGTAAAGCAGGATCTGGTCGACATGCAGTCTAAATCGCTGGTGGAAAATGTGTCCCTTGAGGTCATTTCTCGTCACTGCAGTAATCTTGAGAACCAAGAACAGGAAAACATGGATCTGGACCTGGAGAGCCTTAATGGAATGATTAAAGAGTGTGAGAACTTTCTCTTTATCTAG
- the LOC135263355 gene encoding zinc finger protein 467 isoform X3 — translation MHFLALRCVTWCVQVMLDCEYTGTVGSDENDGRVLQEQDSMVGQPKEQPEIGKFEFEMGAPAGDVNELGLIRVMEDGDEVKDGAVKIEDDTEDPALEPLVSHLSVPAQQLSPPSGESGGGGVSFTAASMESADMAAMQMQRESPDKVHRCNVCGRGFRRFYCLKTHQRIHTGERPYPCRYCEKRFRHLDSLHKHQRIHTGERPYRCTQCSCCFRELGQLKKHRLTHSPVPLTPHPTLSLAPATHSFSWSHLTSQSLDST, via the exons ATGCACTTTTTGGCACTGCGTTGTGTTACATGGTGTGTTCAAGTCATGCTGGATTGTg AATATACGGGCACTGTGGGGTCAGATGAGAATGACGGAAGAGTTCTGCAGGAGCAGGACAGCATGGTGGGGCAGCCCAAGGAGCAGCCTGAAATCGGCaagtttgagtttgagatgGGAGCCCCTGCGGGGGACGTGAACGAGCTGGGTCTGATCCGGGTTATGGAGGATGGGGACGAAGTCAAAGATGGGGCAGTCAAGATTGAGGACGACACCGAGGATCCTGCCCTGGAGCCCCTCGTCTCCCATCTGTCCGTCCCAGCCCAGCAGTTGTCACCCCCGTCCGGGGAAAGCGGAGGCGGCGGTGTGAGCTTCACAGCGGCTTCCATGGAATCTGCCGACATGGCCGCCATGCAGATGCAGAGGGAGAGCCCGGACAAGGTCCACCGCTGCAATGTGTGCGGCCGCGGGTTCCGCCGATTCTACTGCCTCAAGACCCACCAGCGGATCCACACGGGCGAAAGGCCATACCCCTGCAGGTACTGTGAGAAGCGCTTCCGCCACCTTGACAGCCTGCACAAGCACCAGCGCATCCACACCGGGGAGAGGCCATACCGCTGCACCCAGTGCAGCTGCTGCTTCCGCGAACTGGGTCAGCTCAAGAAGCACCGACTGACCCACTCGCCCGTCCCTCTCACTCCCCACCCCACGCTTTCTCTCGCCCCGGCAACACACTCCTTCTCCTGGTCTCATCTCACTTCGCAGTCCCTGGATTCCACTTAA
- the LOC135263355 gene encoding zinc finger and SCAN domain-containing protein 5C isoform X2 yields the protein MDANVSFLKYELASTIEQAVRNAVETVLRETARLVGSKLSAAHSAAAESHRENQSLRERLDISESELKAVRYYMTAAEKNIKQCLLLNQSQPRSHTISSEPSNSGDTLFSLPSISDPTLSPHGIGATRRSVKSLRNLPGRSQFSKSFPSVGLCLPTVQPEWGRTATNRRRMRSSPSGNLYVTNHSRTTHNDLQTEHVLLETAEDPENQFYITDEGVADKEYTGTVGSDENDGRVLQEQDSMVGQPKEQPEIGKFEFEMGAPAGDVNELGLIRVMEDGDEVKDGAVKIEDDTEDPALEPLVSHLSVPAQQLSPPSGESGGGGVSFTAASMESADMAAMQMQRESPDKVHRCNVCGRGFRRFYCLKTHQRIHTGERPYPCRYCEKRFRHLDSLHKHQRIHTGERPYRCTQCSCCFRELGQLKKHRLTHSPVPLTPHPTLSLAPATHSFSWSHLTSQSLDST from the exons ATGGATGCCaacgtttcttttttaaaatacgaATTGGCCTCCACCATCGAGCAGGCGGTAAGAAACGCCGTAGAGACCGTATTGAGGGAAACGGCGAGGCTAGTAGGAAGCAAGCTATCCGCGGCTCATTCTGCTGCCGCAGAGTCTCATCGAGAGAATCAAAGTTTGAGAGAAAGGTTGGACATTTCAGAGAGTGAACTGAAGGCGGTGCGTTACTATATGACGGCTGCAGAGAAGAATATCAAACAGTGTTTGCTTCTCAATCAGAGTCAACCACGCTCACACACCATAAGCTCTGAACCTTCAAACAGCGGAGATACCCTGTTTTCCCTACCCTCTATATCCGACCCGACACTTAGTCCTCATGGCATCGGTGCTACACGCAGGTCGGTGAAATCGCTTCGCAACTTACCTGGACGGTCTCAATTTTCCAAGTCATTTCCTAGTGTAGGTCTCTGCTTACCGACTGTGCAGCCAGAGTGGGGTAGAACCGCTACGAACCGCAGGAGAATGCGTTCCTCCCCTTCAGGAAATCTATATGTGACAAACCATAGCCGAACCACACACAACGATTTGCAAACGGAACACGTATTGCTCGAAACTGCGGAGGATCCGGAGAATCAATTTTATATTACCGACGAAGGCGTCGCAGATAAAG AATATACGGGCACTGTGGGGTCAGATGAGAATGACGGAAGAGTTCTGCAGGAGCAGGACAGCATGGTGGGGCAGCCCAAGGAGCAGCCTGAAATCGGCaagtttgagtttgagatgGGAGCCCCTGCGGGGGACGTGAACGAGCTGGGTCTGATCCGGGTTATGGAGGATGGGGACGAAGTCAAAGATGGGGCAGTCAAGATTGAGGACGACACCGAGGATCCTGCCCTGGAGCCCCTCGTCTCCCATCTGTCCGTCCCAGCCCAGCAGTTGTCACCCCCGTCCGGGGAAAGCGGAGGCGGCGGTGTGAGCTTCACAGCGGCTTCCATGGAATCTGCCGACATGGCCGCCATGCAGATGCAGAGGGAGAGCCCGGACAAGGTCCACCGCTGCAATGTGTGCGGCCGCGGGTTCCGCCGATTCTACTGCCTCAAGACCCACCAGCGGATCCACACGGGCGAAAGGCCATACCCCTGCAGGTACTGTGAGAAGCGCTTCCGCCACCTTGACAGCCTGCACAAGCACCAGCGCATCCACACCGGGGAGAGGCCATACCGCTGCACCCAGTGCAGCTGCTGCTTCCGCGAACTGGGTCAGCTCAAGAAGCACCGACTGACCCACTCGCCCGTCCCTCTCACTCCCCACCCCACGCTTTCTCTCGCCCCGGCAACACACTCCTTCTCCTGGTCTCATCTCACTTCGCAGTCCCTGGATTCCACTTAA
- the LOC135263355 gene encoding Krueppel-like factor 6 isoform X1, with product MDANVSFLKYELASTIEQAVRNAVETVLRETARLVGSKLSAAHSAAAESHRENQSLRERLDISESELKAVRYYMTAAEKNIKQCLLLNQSQPRSHTISSEPSNSGDTLFSLPSISDPTLSPHGIGATRRSVKSLRNLPGRSQFSKSFPSVGLCLPTVQPEWGRTATNRRRMRSSPSGNLYVTNHSRTTHNDLQTEHVLLETAEDPENQFYITDEGVADKGMHFLEYTGTVGSDENDGRVLQEQDSMVGQPKEQPEIGKFEFEMGAPAGDVNELGLIRVMEDGDEVKDGAVKIEDDTEDPALEPLVSHLSVPAQQLSPPSGESGGGGVSFTAASMESADMAAMQMQRESPDKVHRCNVCGRGFRRFYCLKTHQRIHTGERPYPCRYCEKRFRHLDSLHKHQRIHTGERPYRCTQCSCCFRELGQLKKHRLTHSPVPLTPHPTLSLAPATHSFSWSHLTSQSLDST from the exons ATGGATGCCaacgtttcttttttaaaatacgaATTGGCCTCCACCATCGAGCAGGCGGTAAGAAACGCCGTAGAGACCGTATTGAGGGAAACGGCGAGGCTAGTAGGAAGCAAGCTATCCGCGGCTCATTCTGCTGCCGCAGAGTCTCATCGAGAGAATCAAAGTTTGAGAGAAAGGTTGGACATTTCAGAGAGTGAACTGAAGGCGGTGCGTTACTATATGACGGCTGCAGAGAAGAATATCAAACAGTGTTTGCTTCTCAATCAGAGTCAACCACGCTCACACACCATAAGCTCTGAACCTTCAAACAGCGGAGATACCCTGTTTTCCCTACCCTCTATATCCGACCCGACACTTAGTCCTCATGGCATCGGTGCTACACGCAGGTCGGTGAAATCGCTTCGCAACTTACCTGGACGGTCTCAATTTTCCAAGTCATTTCCTAGTGTAGGTCTCTGCTTACCGACTGTGCAGCCAGAGTGGGGTAGAACCGCTACGAACCGCAGGAGAATGCGTTCCTCCCCTTCAGGAAATCTATATGTGACAAACCATAGCCGAACCACACACAACGATTTGCAAACGGAACACGTATTGCTCGAAACTGCGGAGGATCCGGAGAATCAATTTTATATTACCGACGAAGGCGTCGCAGATAAAGGTATGCATTTTCTAG AATATACGGGCACTGTGGGGTCAGATGAGAATGACGGAAGAGTTCTGCAGGAGCAGGACAGCATGGTGGGGCAGCCCAAGGAGCAGCCTGAAATCGGCaagtttgagtttgagatgGGAGCCCCTGCGGGGGACGTGAACGAGCTGGGTCTGATCCGGGTTATGGAGGATGGGGACGAAGTCAAAGATGGGGCAGTCAAGATTGAGGACGACACCGAGGATCCTGCCCTGGAGCCCCTCGTCTCCCATCTGTCCGTCCCAGCCCAGCAGTTGTCACCCCCGTCCGGGGAAAGCGGAGGCGGCGGTGTGAGCTTCACAGCGGCTTCCATGGAATCTGCCGACATGGCCGCCATGCAGATGCAGAGGGAGAGCCCGGACAAGGTCCACCGCTGCAATGTGTGCGGCCGCGGGTTCCGCCGATTCTACTGCCTCAAGACCCACCAGCGGATCCACACGGGCGAAAGGCCATACCCCTGCAGGTACTGTGAGAAGCGCTTCCGCCACCTTGACAGCCTGCACAAGCACCAGCGCATCCACACCGGGGAGAGGCCATACCGCTGCACCCAGTGCAGCTGCTGCTTCCGCGAACTGGGTCAGCTCAAGAAGCACCGACTGACCCACTCGCCCGTCCCTCTCACTCCCCACCCCACGCTTTCTCTCGCCCCGGCAACACACTCCTTCTCCTGGTCTCATCTCACTTCGCAGTCCCTGGATTCCACTTAA
- the LOC135263355 gene encoding zinc finger protein 467 isoform X4, which produces MVGQPKEQPEIGKFEFEMGAPAGDVNELGLIRVMEDGDEVKDGAVKIEDDTEDPALEPLVSHLSVPAQQLSPPSGESGGGGVSFTAASMESADMAAMQMQRESPDKVHRCNVCGRGFRRFYCLKTHQRIHTGERPYPCRYCEKRFRHLDSLHKHQRIHTGERPYRCTQCSCCFRELGQLKKHRLTHSPVPLTPHPTLSLAPATHSFSWSHLTSQSLDST; this is translated from the coding sequence ATGGTGGGGCAGCCCAAGGAGCAGCCTGAAATCGGCaagtttgagtttgagatgGGAGCCCCTGCGGGGGACGTGAACGAGCTGGGTCTGATCCGGGTTATGGAGGATGGGGACGAAGTCAAAGATGGGGCAGTCAAGATTGAGGACGACACCGAGGATCCTGCCCTGGAGCCCCTCGTCTCCCATCTGTCCGTCCCAGCCCAGCAGTTGTCACCCCCGTCCGGGGAAAGCGGAGGCGGCGGTGTGAGCTTCACAGCGGCTTCCATGGAATCTGCCGACATGGCCGCCATGCAGATGCAGAGGGAGAGCCCGGACAAGGTCCACCGCTGCAATGTGTGCGGCCGCGGGTTCCGCCGATTCTACTGCCTCAAGACCCACCAGCGGATCCACACGGGCGAAAGGCCATACCCCTGCAGGTACTGTGAGAAGCGCTTCCGCCACCTTGACAGCCTGCACAAGCACCAGCGCATCCACACCGGGGAGAGGCCATACCGCTGCACCCAGTGCAGCTGCTGCTTCCGCGAACTGGGTCAGCTCAAGAAGCACCGACTGACCCACTCGCCCGTCCCTCTCACTCCCCACCCCACGCTTTCTCTCGCCCCGGCAACACACTCCTTCTCCTGGTCTCATCTCACTTCGCAGTCCCTGGATTCCACTTAA
- the gnb2 gene encoding guanine nucleotide-binding protein G(I)/G(S)/G(T) subunit beta-2 yields MSELEQLRQEAEQLRNQIRDARKACGDSTLTQITAGLDPVGRIQMRTRRTLRGHLAKIYAMHWGTDSRLLVSASQDGKLIIWDSYTTNKVHAIPLRSSWVMTCAYAPSGNYVACGGLDNICSIYSLKTREGNVRVSRELPGHTGYLSCCRFIDDNQIITSSGDTTCALWDIETGQQTTVFSGHSGDVMSLSLSPDFRTFVSGACDASIKLWDIRDSMCRQTFTGHESDINAVCFFPNGSAFATGSDDATCRLFDLRADQELSLYSHDNIICGITSVAFSRSGRLLLAGYDDFNCNIWDAMKGDRAGVLAGHDNRVSCLGVTDDGMAVSTGSWDSFLKIWN; encoded by the exons ATGAGTGAACTGGAGCAGCTGCGCCAGGAGGCGGAGCAACTGAGGAACCAGATAAGA GATGCAAGGAAAGCATGTGGGGACTCCACACTAACACAG ATTACGGCAGGCCTGGACCCAGTGGGTCGGATACAAATGCGTACGCGGCGCACCCTTCGCGGACACCTTGCCAAAATCTACGCTATGCACTGGGGCACGGACTCCAG GCTGCTTGTCAGTGCTTCCCAGGATGGCAAACTGATCATCTGGGACAGTTACACCACTAACAAG gtgCATGCAATCCCGCTGCGCTCCTCTTGGGTGATGACGTGTGCGTACGCCCCCTCTGGTAACTATGTAGCCTGTGGGGGCCTGGACAATATCTGCTCTATCTACAGCCTGAAGACTCGAGAAGGCAACGTGAGGGTCAGCAGAGAACTCCCCGGACATACAG GTTACTTGTCCTGCTGTCGCTTCATTGATGACAATCAAATCATCACCAGTTCAGGAGATACAACGTG tgcattgtgggatattgAAACAGGCCAGCAGACCACAGTGTTCTCAGGTCACAGTGGTGATGTCATGAGCCTGTCTCTGTCCCCTGACTTCCGTACTTTTGTGTCGGGGGCGTGCGATGCCTCCATAAAGCTCTGGGACATCCGGGACAGCATGTGCCGACAGACATTCACTGGCCACGAGTCGGACATCAATgctgtctgt TTCTTTCCCAACGGCAGTGCATTTGCCACGGGCTCAGACGACGCCACCTGCAGGCTGTTTGACCTCCGCGCAGACCAGGAGCTAAGCCTCTACTCACACGACAACATCATCTGCGGCATCACATCTGTGGCCTTCTCCCGCTCCGGGCGGCTGCTGCTGGCCGGGTACGATGACTTCAACTGCAACATCTGGGACGCCATGAAGGGAGACCGTGCAG GAGTACTGGCGGGCCATGACAATCGCGTGAGCTGTCTTGGAGTGACAGACGACGGCATGGCAGTGTCCACCGGGTCCTGGGACAGTTTCCTCAAGATCTGGAACTGA